One Oscillospiraceae bacterium genomic region harbors:
- the rpsT gene encoding 30S ribosomal protein S20 has product MPNIKSQKDRVVQSQKEAMANKVVKSNLKTVIKKADAAIVSNAADKDAVMKAAVSAIDSAKSKGVIHKNTAARKVSRLAKRANKAAQ; this is encoded by the coding sequence ATGCCTAACATTAAGTCTCAGAAGGATCGTGTTGTCCAGTCTCAGAAGGAGGCCATGGCCAACAAGGTCGTCAAGTCCAACCTGAAAACAGTGATCAAGAAGGCAGACGCTGCCATCGTCAGCAACGCCGCTGATAAGGACGCTGTTATGAAAGCCGCTGTCTCTGCTATCGACTCTGCCAAGAGCAAGGGTGTCATCCATAAGAACACCGCTGCCCGTAAGGTCAGCCGTCTGGCTAAGCGCGCTAACAAGGCCGCTCAGTAA
- the spoVAE gene encoding stage V sporulation protein AE codes for MNYVWAFVVGGAICVIGQLFIDYTKLTPARILTGYVVAGVVLSAVGVYKPLAEFAGAGASVPLLGFGHLLAQGVVQAVDRCGLPGAFTGGLTAAAGGIAASLIFAVAAALVGKSRDQN; via the coding sequence ATGAACTATGTTTGGGCGTTCGTGGTGGGCGGCGCGATCTGCGTCATCGGCCAGCTGTTTATTGATTATACCAAGCTGACTCCGGCGCGCATCCTGACCGGCTACGTGGTGGCGGGCGTAGTGTTAAGCGCCGTGGGCGTGTACAAGCCCCTGGCCGAGTTCGCCGGGGCCGGGGCCAGTGTGCCGCTGCTGGGGTTCGGGCATCTGCTGGCGCAAGGCGTGGTGCAGGCCGTGGATCGGTGCGGTCTGCCGGGTGCCTTTACCGGCGGGCTGACCGCTGCCGCCGGGGGGATTGCTGCCAGTTTGATTTTTGCCGTGGCGGCGGCGCTGGTGGGAAAGAGCAGGGACCAGAATTAA
- a CDS encoding stage V sporulation protein AD yields MPKRRKDVILFDAPPVISAWGSAGGKKEGEGPLASAFDYLTQDAAFADENCANWEQAEGMLQQKAAGICLRKAGIAAKDVDLTFAGDLQAQCTASNYTLRTLATPFAGLYGACSTMTEALCLGAAFAAAGLGRQILAMTSSHFCAAERQFRTPLEYGAKRTPTAQWTATAAGACLLRGPGQGGVQILSATFGRVQDYGVTDINNMGAAMMPAAASTLLRYFDATGAAPADFDAIFTGDLGQVGSDLLCEQMEKEGVPLPNHYDCGCLLYDVDSQNVQAGGSGAGCSAAVLCAWVLPRLFDGRFKRVLFLSTGALMSQTTFLQGETIPGIAHCVELGGLV; encoded by the coding sequence ATGTCATCCTTTTTGATGCACCGCCGGTGATCTCTGCCTGGGGCAGCGCGGGCGGCAAAAAGGAGGGTGAAGGCCCACTGGCCTCGGCCTTTGACTACCTGACCCAGGACGCCGCCTTTGCCGATGAAAACTGCGCCAACTGGGAGCAGGCCGAAGGCATGCTGCAGCAAAAAGCCGCGGGCATCTGCCTGCGCAAGGCGGGCATTGCGGCCAAGGATGTAGACCTGACCTTTGCGGGCGACCTGCAGGCCCAGTGCACAGCCAGCAACTATACGCTGCGCACGCTGGCCACCCCCTTTGCGGGGCTGTATGGGGCGTGCTCTACCATGACCGAGGCACTTTGTCTGGGGGCCGCCTTTGCGGCTGCCGGGTTGGGGCGGCAGATATTGGCCATGACCAGCAGCCACTTTTGCGCGGCAGAGCGGCAGTTCCGCACGCCGCTGGAGTACGGCGCCAAGCGCACCCCCACGGCCCAGTGGACCGCCACGGCGGCGGGGGCCTGCCTGCTGCGGGGGCCGGGGCAGGGGGGCGTGCAGATTTTGTCCGCCACCTTTGGCCGGGTGCAGGATTACGGCGTGACCGACATCAACAACATGGGCGCCGCCATGATGCCCGCAGCCGCCAGCACGCTGCTGCGCTATTTTGACGCCACCGGCGCGGCCCCTGCGGATTTTGATGCCATCTTTACCGGCGATCTGGGCCAGGTGGGCAGCGATCTGCTATGCGAGCAGATGGAGAAAGAGGGCGTGCCCCTGCCCAACCACTACGATTGCGGCTGTCTGCTGTACGATGTGGACAGCCAGAACGTGCAGGCGGGCGGCAGCGGGGCCGGGTGCAGTGCCGCCGTGCTGTGTGCCTGGGTGCTGCCCCGGCTGTTTGACGGGCGGTTCAAGCGGGTGCTGTTCTTATCCACCGGCGCACTGATGAGCCAGACGACCTTTTTGCAGGGCGAGACCATCCCCGGCATCGCCCACTGCGTGGAGTTGGGGGGACTTGTATGA
- a CDS encoding MATE family efflux transporter — MQKRLTQGPVMPTMLRFAVPMILGDLLQQCYNIADTLVVGRFIGTNALAAVGSAFTLMTFLTSILLGLAMGSGTVFSIKFGQKDDTGLREGVLAAFVLLAIVTAVLTGAVYLGFEGIIWFLRLPAEIAPLMRTYLKIVFAGLAAIFLYNYFASLLRALGNSMVPLLFLALSAGLNIALDLWFVCGLGRGVGGAAEATVIAQYVSGVGISVYTWVRFPLVRQAAHSKFKANRMKEIAGFSALTCIQQSIMNLGILAVQGLVNSFGTVVMAAFAAAVKIDAFAYLPVQDFGNAFSIFIAQNYGAQKTDRIHKGIRGAFAAAIGFSIAVSALVFVFAALLMRIFIDGSETAVITEGVHYLRIEGAFYAGIGCLFLFYGLYRAVGRPGMSVVLTVVSLGTRVVLAYALSAIPAIGVTGIWWSVPIGWFLADAVGGVYYWMKKKALFEMK; from the coding sequence ATGCAAAAGCGACTTACCCAGGGGCCTGTTATGCCCACGATGCTGCGGTTTGCGGTGCCCATGATTTTAGGCGACCTGCTGCAGCAATGCTATAATATCGCTGATACGTTGGTTGTCGGGCGGTTCATCGGCACCAACGCGCTGGCGGCGGTCGGCTCGGCCTTTACGCTGATGACCTTTCTCACGTCCATTTTGCTGGGGCTGGCCATGGGCAGCGGCACGGTGTTTTCCATCAAGTTTGGCCAAAAGGACGACACCGGCCTGCGGGAGGGCGTTTTGGCCGCCTTTGTGCTGCTGGCCATCGTGACCGCCGTGCTGACCGGCGCGGTGTACCTGGGTTTTGAGGGCATTATCTGGTTCCTGCGCCTGCCCGCCGAGATTGCGCCGCTGATGCGCACTTACTTAAAGATCGTGTTTGCCGGGCTGGCGGCGATTTTCCTGTACAACTACTTTGCCTCTCTGCTGCGGGCGCTGGGCAACTCGATGGTACCGCTGCTGTTTCTGGCGCTGTCCGCCGGGCTGAACATCGCGCTGGACCTGTGGTTCGTCTGCGGACTGGGGCGCGGTGTGGGCGGCGCGGCCGAGGCGACGGTCATTGCGCAGTATGTCTCCGGCGTGGGCATTTCCGTGTACACCTGGGTGCGGTTCCCGCTGGTGCGGCAGGCTGCCCACAGCAAGTTCAAGGCCAACCGCATGAAGGAGATCGCCGGGTTCTCGGCGCTGACCTGCATCCAGCAATCCATCATGAACTTAGGGATCTTGGCTGTGCAGGGGTTGGTCAACAGCTTTGGCACGGTGGTCATGGCGGCGTTTGCAGCGGCGGTCAAAATCGACGCCTTTGCCTATCTGCCGGTGCAGGATTTCGGCAATGCGTTCTCCATCTTTATTGCCCAGAACTACGGCGCACAGAAGACTGACCGCATCCACAAGGGGATACGGGGCGCGTTTGCGGCGGCCATCGGGTTCAGCATCGCGGTCAGCGCACTGGTGTTTGTGTTTGCCGCGCTGCTGATGCGCATTTTTATCGACGGCTCGGAGACCGCCGTCATCACCGAGGGCGTACACTACCTGCGCATTGAGGGCGCGTTCTATGCGGGCATCGGCTGTCTGTTCCTGTTCTACGGGCTGTACCGCGCTGTGGGGCGGCCCGGTATGTCGGTGGTGCTGACGGTGGTATCCCTGGGCACCCGCGTGGTGCTGGCCTATGCGCTGTCCGCCATCCCGGCAATCGGGGTGACAGGCATCTGGTGGAGCGTGCCCATCGGCTGGTTTTTGGCCGACGCCGTGGGCGGGGTGTATTACTGGATGAAGAAGAAAGCGCTGTTTGAGATGAAATGA